The genome window CCCGCACCAGGTTTGGGAGGCCGAGATAGACCACGAAACCGCCATGCCCAAAAGAGACGCCAGTGGCAGTTATATCGTTCGCAAGACCGGCGGCCTTCCCGCGACTATGATTGACATCATCAAGGCGGTCAGCAATCAAGGCATCTTCATGTTCCATGCGGTTGACGCCATCGAGGCCATTGATTGGGACAATACCGGTTTTGTGCCCGATACGAAACGGGCCGAAGGTCTGGTTTTTACCGGTCTCGACCCGGTGGCGACCGACCTTTTATGCGCCCGTTATGTTTTCAGCAATGTGCCTCTGGAGGAGGCAATCCAGGTTGATCTGGACGATGGAACAGGCGGCCGGTTTCCGCAGAAGGCGCCGGTGCCAAAAGTTGAAGGCAGTGATATCGTAACAGGTACAGGCTATGACTGCCCGCTTGCCCGCGACATATCTTTCGCTCACGCCGAAAAAAACGGGCTGGGGCAGAGAAAGTATTATGTGGTCGGCCACGATATCCTGACCGGCGCCCCGCTTGTTTCGCTTGAGGGCCACTTAGGCACGGTAAAAGACGGCGCCTTCTCAGACGTCTTCACTCAAAATCTTTATTATGACGTGAGCAAGATTTGCTGGGATTTACAGCTGACCTCGTTCAAATACCTCGAAGCCGCAGACTCCCTGGAAGGCGCCTCATATAAGGAAAAATTCTTAGAAGCCTTTGACGAGAACGGCGACGGTGTCGTCACCTATGAGGATTTTGGAAAAAAGGGCCTTTGGGGTGTCCTGCTTTATACCGGAGCCATGTCGGCCTCCAGGATGGGCTCGGAGCTTCTCGGCTTTATGAAAGGCAGTTTTCTATCCAGTATGACCACTACCAAATGCTGTAACCCGCTGTGGAACCCCGGGGGGCACGATATCCTGGACGGTTTTTCCATGAACGTGAATTGCCAGGTCGCCTACCGGTTGTCCCGGGCGGACAATGAAGGCCAGGACCCTTTTCTTCCTTCCCTGACCTGGGGCAAGGGGAGGTGGCCCAGCTTTCAGTTCGCCAACTACGTTCGCATAGGGACCGTGCTATACGGCCCTGATTTTCCCAGCAAGGTAAATTCAGAACAGGGCATGTACAGCCAGGCCTTTCGCTACGCCGACTTGACTCAGAATCAGGGTCGTTATGCCCTTGCTGAAGCGGCCGCGCCTGGATCAGACGCCTTACAGCTTTATGTGGTCGAGGTAAAAAATGGACAGGCAAAGCCAATGGATTTTACCATCTATGTGCCTGCTGGCTATGCCAAATTCAACGGGATGGAGGTTCCTAATATTGAAGAAACAACCGACCCGAACAAGCTGCTCACGGCCAGGTTTCAGGACGGTCAGGAAATTTGGGCGGAATTAATGGCTTAACGAATAAGCCCGGCAGCTTGAACTGAAGAAAGAAGGAGAAAAGCGAGATGAGCAAAGTCATAATCACTGTGGCGGTCATCGGAGCTGGACCGACGCGGGAGCAGAGTCCATATATCCCCATCACACCTGCCGAGATCGCGGACTCAGCGGTGGAGGCCTTTAACGAAGGGGCCAGCATCGCTCATATCCACGTTCGCAATCCTGAAACAGGAGAGCCGTCGAATGAGGTCCATCTCTTCGAGGAGGTGGTTGAGCGCATCACGGGAAGATGCAATATCATCCTCAACCTTTCTACCGGCGCCGGAGGTGGTCTTTACATCGGGCCGGATGGAACGACATTGACAGACGATATACAAAGCGCCGAAAGAAGGGTCGAACATGTCCTGAAGCTCAGGCCTGAGATGTGCTCCCTTGATATTGGCACCATGAACTTCGGAATCGGGATATTTGCCAATACCCAAGGCATCGTGGATAAAATGGCCGAACTGATAAAAGGGGCCGGCGTCAAGCCGGAGGTGGAACTCTTTGATGCCGGCCATATCGAAATCGCCAGGCGGCTGCTCTCTTTGGGCCTGGTGGAGGAGCCGCCCCACTATCAACTCTGCCTGGGCACTCAGGGCGGCCTGGCCGCCACTCCGAAGAACGCGGTCCATTTTTCTGAATGCCTCCCTCCCGGCGGCACCTGGTCCGTCTTTGGCGTGGCCCAGACACAGTTTCCCATGGTGGCCATGGGCGCGCTTCTGGATGGACATATCAGAGTCGGGTTTGAAGATAATCTTTACATGAAAAGAGGCGTCAAAGCCGAACGGAACGCTGACCTTGTCAAGCGGGCCGCCGATATCATCAAGGACCTCAACAAGGAGGTGGCTTCGGTAGACGAGGCGCGGGAGATACTGAGGCTCAAGAAGAAGTGATGCCGCGTCCAACGGACTATTTTATCGGAGACAGCGAATCTGCACGGCTGGCGTCATAGAGGAGATTTTTATGAGTAATTCTGAGAAAGATTCAGACGAAAACTGGGCGCCTGAGATCGAAGAGCTTCATCGTCGCGAGAGCCTGACTGCTCAAATGGGTGAACCGGGACGGATTGAAAGACAGCGCGCCGCGGGCCGCCTCACGGTTCGAGAACGAATTGATAAACTGCTCGATCCCGGGACGTTCCATGAGACGGGTGGTATTGTCGGAGCTCCAACCTATGAAGGAGACCGACTCGTCAAACTGCGCGCCTCTAATTTCATCATGGGCCGAGGACGTATTAATAATCGTCAGGTCGTGGTTGGAGGCGACGATTTTACCATTCGCGGCGGAGCGGCTGACGCGGCTATTGGACGCAAGGCTCCCTACGCCGAGCAGATGGCCCTTGAGCTTCGTCTGCCCATGATCCGGCTCATCGAGGGGACCGGCGGCGGCGGGAGTGTCAAGACCCTGGAGACGATGGCCGGGACCTATGTGCCGGCAAATCCGGCCATGGACACCATGGTGGCTTTATTGGAGACCGCTCCTGTCGTAAGCGCCGCCCTCGGACCAGTGGCCGGACTCGGCGCGGCTCGAGTCGTTTTTTCACATTTCTCCATTATGCCCAAGAAGACGGCTCAGGTTTTTGTGGCCGGGCCGCCGGTGGTGCTCCCGGCCACCGGGCAGGATTTCAGCAAAGAAGAACTCGGCGGGTCTCACATCCACGCCCGGGGATCAGGCGCGGTGGATAATGAAGTAGGTTCTGAGGAGGAGGCCTTCGAGCATATCCGGCGCTTTCTTTCTTACATGCCGGATTCGGTCTACGAG of Deltaproteobacteria bacterium contains these proteins:
- a CDS encoding DUF362 domain-containing protein, whose product is MNYVKGVSINSCLGQRKIDTQGSPVGMVRMDVNHSYAGIGDLLMDYINNSDQEAWEKITAKINYTFENLNLALTPLNGETNFIHEINARVSRGQKLLFKPNLVNIHNIDPRTHGPGFGNTACTEWAFIAALMRWFHDNAGVSYCQMSLGEAATTMASAASLYSMINPQGKAVTTEAVIEGKAGDFYGGWGFYFARKYLAETLEPSSAEDPMKGFDDSVAGNYIPPGHVADRLMVYDLNRICDDPNKGREVEVPGGVNFSSITLHKAVVGGNPADAEDTRSYPGCVLINVPKLKMHNIAIFTNVIKNLGIGLYPMQAASEGGCSWDYSFPHTDVPGMKARIPHQVWEAEIDHETAMPKRDASGSYIVRKTGGLPATMIDIIKAVSNQGIFMFHAVDAIEAIDWDNTGFVPDTKRAEGLVFTGLDPVATDLLCARYVFSNVPLEEAIQVDLDDGTGGRFPQKAPVPKVEGSDIVTGTGYDCPLARDISFAHAEKNGLGQRKYYVVGHDILTGAPLVSLEGHLGTVKDGAFSDVFTQNLYYDVSKICWDLQLTSFKYLEAADSLEGASYKEKFLEAFDENGDGVVTYEDFGKKGLWGVLLYTGAMSASRMGSELLGFMKGSFLSSMTTTKCCNPLWNPGGHDILDGFSMNVNCQVAYRLSRADNEGQDPFLPSLTWGKGRWPSFQFANYVRIGTVLYGPDFPSKVNSEQGMYSQAFRYADLTQNQGRYALAEAAAPGSDALQLYVVEVKNGQAKPMDFTIYVPAGYAKFNGMEVPNIEETTDPNKLLTARFQDGQEIWAELMA
- a CDS encoding 3-keto-5-aminohexanoate cleavage protein, which encodes MSKVIITVAVIGAGPTREQSPYIPITPAEIADSAVEAFNEGASIAHIHVRNPETGEPSNEVHLFEEVVERITGRCNIILNLSTGAGGGLYIGPDGTTLTDDIQSAERRVEHVLKLRPEMCSLDIGTMNFGIGIFANTQGIVDKMAELIKGAGVKPEVELFDAGHIEIARRLLSLGLVEEPPHYQLCLGTQGGLAATPKNAVHFSECLPPGGTWSVFGVAQTQFPMVAMGALLDGHIRVGFEDNLYMKRGVKAERNADLVKRAADIIKDLNKEVASVDEAREILRLKKK
- a CDS encoding methylmalonyl-CoA carboxyltransferase, which codes for MSNSEKDSDENWAPEIEELHRRESLTAQMGEPGRIERQRAAGRLTVRERIDKLLDPGTFHETGGIVGAPTYEGDRLVKLRASNFIMGRGRINNRQVVVGGDDFTIRGGAADAAIGRKAPYAEQMALELRLPMIRLIEGTGGGGSVKTLETMAGTYVPANPAMDTMVALLETAPVVSAALGPVAGLGAARVVFSHFSIMPKKTAQVFVAGPPVVLPATGQDFSKEELGGSHIHARGSGAVDNEVGSEEEAFEHIRRFLSYMPDSVYEIPPVMEPVDPPERREEELLHIMPKSNRLTYSVRRIIELVLDANSFFEIGARQGRSAVTGLGRLLGRPVGVMANDPRFYAGAVTAGSADKMIRFIDMCDTFHLPIVYFVDNPGFWIGVEAEKQGTIRFGGRWIFTVYQATVPWCSIILRKVYGVAGAAHGNHARLNLRYAWPSGEWGSLPIEGGVQAAYKRQIEAAEDPDAFRAELEKRLKMVTSPFRTAEIFGIEEIIDPRDTRPLLCEWIETAYRLLPSELGPKRRGIRP